In Ruania zhangjianzhongii, the following proteins share a genomic window:
- a CDS encoding inorganic diphosphatase has product MEFDVTIEIPKGQRNKYEVDHETGRIRLDRMLFTSTRYPDDYGYIDGTLGEDDDPLDALVLLEEPTFPGCLIRCRALGMFRMRDEAGGDDKVLCVPVGDQRASWRSDIDDVSEFHRLEIQHFFEVYKDLEPGKSVEGAHWVDREAAEEEIRRSFQRAKDTGYTHPQPHIGF; this is encoded by the coding sequence GTGGAATTCGACGTCACCATCGAGATCCCCAAGGGGCAGCGGAACAAGTACGAGGTGGATCACGAGACCGGGCGGATCCGGTTGGACCGGATGCTGTTCACCTCGACCCGCTATCCGGACGACTACGGCTATATCGACGGCACCTTGGGTGAGGACGACGACCCACTGGACGCGTTGGTCCTGCTCGAGGAACCCACGTTCCCGGGATGCCTGATCCGGTGCCGCGCCCTGGGCATGTTCCGGATGCGGGACGAGGCCGGTGGTGACGACAAGGTGCTCTGCGTACCGGTCGGGGATCAGCGGGCCAGCTGGCGCAGCGACATCGACGACGTCTCCGAGTTCCACCGGCTGGAGATCCAGCACTTCTTCGAGGTGTACAAGGACCTGGAGCCGGGCAAGTCGGTCGAAGGCGCGCACTGGGTGGACCGCGAAGCGGCCGAGGAGGAGATCCGCCGGTCATTCCAGCGTGCCAAGGACACCGGGTACACCCACCCACAGCCGCATATCGGCTTCTGA
- the dacB gene encoding D-alanyl-D-alanine carboxypeptidase/D-alanyl-D-alanine endopeptidase → MYRRRRITVGLALLLVLGTGYAALDAADIAPGVLTTTDPWPEAEPFPTPALPGPVAEAAVPGLAEDAPMPTTEALTELTADLLPSSVAGPEPGVMVVDVASGTELLAQNVADGYVPASTLKVVVALAAVASYGDQHRFETTVSTGGDGQITLVAGGDLTLAEGAGNPDAVVGHAGLADLAEQTAEALSEQGQDSVQLALDDTLFTGDTLAPRWADVDLANGWAMHMAPLAVDIGRIDGQLPRSTDAAMDAAESFADALSDAGITVAGDIARAPAAEDATPLATVSSATLGEIVAYTLQHSENILSEALGRMTAVATGHEASFAGASEAVLAVLTELGLDTSGATMVDASGVSSASQLTPQLLTGAVRLAADGSHPELLAIADGVPVAGLEGTLATRLGQAPAAGLLRAKTGTLPQAISLAGLVTTADGRLLAFTVLANDFESGGAWGVRAAVDEWAAELAACGCR, encoded by the coding sequence ATGTACCGGCGGCGCCGCATCACCGTCGGTCTGGCGCTGCTGCTGGTCCTCGGAACCGGCTACGCGGCACTCGATGCTGCCGACATTGCCCCCGGTGTGCTGACTACCACCGACCCGTGGCCGGAGGCGGAGCCCTTCCCCACACCGGCACTGCCGGGCCCAGTTGCCGAGGCGGCCGTCCCCGGCCTGGCCGAGGACGCGCCGATGCCCACCACCGAGGCGCTGACCGAACTCACCGCCGACCTTCTGCCTTCCTCCGTGGCCGGCCCGGAGCCGGGGGTGATGGTGGTGGACGTGGCCAGCGGGACCGAGCTGTTGGCCCAGAACGTGGCCGACGGCTACGTGCCCGCTTCCACGCTGAAGGTCGTGGTGGCGCTCGCCGCCGTCGCCTCCTACGGCGACCAGCACCGGTTCGAGACGACCGTCAGCACCGGCGGGGACGGGCAGATCACGCTGGTGGCCGGCGGGGACCTCACCCTGGCCGAAGGAGCCGGCAACCCGGATGCGGTGGTCGGGCACGCCGGCCTGGCTGACCTCGCCGAGCAGACCGCAGAAGCGCTGAGCGAGCAGGGTCAGGACAGTGTGCAGCTCGCCCTGGACGACACCCTGTTCACCGGCGACACGTTGGCACCCCGGTGGGCGGACGTGGACCTGGCGAACGGCTGGGCGATGCATATGGCGCCGCTCGCAGTGGATATCGGCCGCATCGACGGGCAACTGCCCCGCTCCACCGACGCTGCGATGGACGCCGCCGAATCCTTTGCCGACGCACTCTCCGACGCCGGTATCACCGTGGCGGGGGACATCGCCCGCGCCCCTGCCGCGGAGGACGCCACCCCGCTCGCCACCGTCTCCTCGGCCACTCTCGGGGAGATCGTCGCTTACACGCTGCAACACTCGGAGAACATCCTCTCCGAAGCCCTGGGTCGGATGACGGCGGTGGCCACCGGGCACGAGGCAAGTTTCGCCGGTGCGAGCGAGGCGGTCCTCGCCGTGCTGACCGAGCTGGGGCTGGACACTAGTGGGGCCACGATGGTGGACGCCTCTGGGGTGTCCTCGGCCAGCCAGCTCACCCCGCAGCTGCTCACCGGCGCCGTGCGGCTGGCAGCGGACGGCTCTCATCCGGAGTTGCTCGCCATTGCCGACGGCGTTCCGGTCGCTGGTCTGGAAGGCACCCTCGCGACCCGGTTGGGTCAGGCCCCGGCCGCGGGGCTGCTGCGCGCTAAGACCGGCACGTTGCCGCAGGCGATCTCGCTCGCCGGTCTGGTCACCACGGCCGATGGCCGGCTGCTCGCGTTCACCGTGCTGGCGAACGACTTCGAGTCCGGTGGCGCCTGGGGTGTGCGCGCCGCCGTGGACGAGTGGGCCGCCGAGCTGGCCGCCTGCGGTTGCCGCTGA
- a CDS encoding NCS1 family nucleobase:cation symporter-1, which yields MAPRRTIKAHDELLPIHHYTVTDKDKRLYNEDLAPVPPAGRKWGSFAIFNVWTNDVQSLAGYTLAASLFITAGISGWYVFAAIILAGFIVMGLVGLSGRPSVRYGVPYAVMARTSMGVFGAKFPALLRGIVGMFWYGAQTYFASTAVALALHAIVGTGPTGTFLGMTVVDWISYILVAAFQVALFARGLDWIAKFLNFAGPAVYVVMVLLLIAIWVQAGGEMISGVGSLFEGGKTGMAAVLAFFGVTGTMVAYFAAVVVNFGDFARFTRTTRAMRRGNFLGLPVSLAFFTFLSLFTTAGAYIVYQDSTGEPLTNPADIVAQVGNPFLIVIAAITFLLATVGINLVANFIPPAYDLANLMPSKISFKVGGAITAVFGFIIGGLWVAAIGNMGLPAFVDTLGAILAPLYGILVVDYYVLRRGRLSVPDMFSGDPAGVYWYRNGWNRRALAAGGLAAIFSIAAVWVPALTALGGFAWLIGALLGGLFHYIAMRGRVVIERPEVAAGQDATQEESAPEIN from the coding sequence ATGGCTCCGCGACGCACCATCAAAGCTCACGACGAACTCCTGCCGATTCACCACTACACCGTGACCGACAAGGACAAGCGTCTCTATAACGAGGACCTCGCTCCGGTACCACCGGCCGGCCGGAAATGGGGCTCGTTCGCGATCTTCAACGTCTGGACCAACGACGTGCAGTCCCTGGCCGGCTACACCCTCGCCGCCAGTCTGTTCATCACCGCCGGCATCAGCGGCTGGTACGTGTTCGCCGCCATCATCCTGGCCGGGTTCATCGTGATGGGCCTGGTGGGACTGTCCGGCCGCCCGAGCGTGCGCTACGGCGTGCCGTACGCGGTGATGGCCCGCACCAGCATGGGAGTCTTCGGCGCCAAGTTCCCGGCACTGCTACGCGGCATCGTCGGGATGTTCTGGTACGGCGCACAGACCTACTTCGCCTCCACGGCAGTGGCCCTGGCACTGCATGCGATCGTCGGCACCGGCCCGACCGGCACGTTCCTGGGCATGACGGTGGTCGACTGGATCTCCTACATCCTGGTGGCCGCCTTCCAGGTGGCGCTGTTCGCCCGCGGCCTGGACTGGATCGCCAAGTTCCTGAACTTCGCCGGACCGGCGGTGTACGTGGTGATGGTGCTGCTGCTGATCGCGATCTGGGTGCAGGCCGGCGGGGAGATGATCTCCGGCGTCGGCAGCCTGTTCGAAGGCGGCAAGACCGGCATGGCGGCGGTGCTGGCGTTCTTCGGCGTCACCGGCACGATGGTGGCCTACTTCGCTGCCGTGGTGGTGAACTTCGGGGACTTCGCCCGGTTCACCCGGACCACTCGGGCGATGCGGCGTGGAAACTTCCTCGGCCTGCCGGTCTCGCTGGCGTTCTTCACCTTCCTGTCCCTGTTCACCACCGCCGGCGCCTACATCGTCTACCAGGACAGCACCGGTGAGCCGCTGACCAACCCGGCGGACATCGTGGCCCAGGTGGGAAATCCCTTCCTCATCGTGATCGCAGCGATCACCTTCCTGCTCGCCACTGTGGGCATCAACCTGGTGGCGAACTTCATTCCACCCGCCTACGACCTGGCCAACCTGATGCCGTCCAAGATCAGCTTCAAAGTGGGTGGCGCGATCACAGCGGTCTTCGGGTTCATCATCGGTGGCCTGTGGGTGGCCGCGATCGGGAACATGGGGCTGCCGGCTTTCGTGGATACGCTCGGAGCGATCCTCGCGCCGCTGTACGGCATCCTGGTGGTCGACTACTACGTGCTCCGCCGCGGCCGGCTGAGCGTGCCGGACATGTTCTCCGGCGATCCGGCCGGGGTGTACTGGTACCGCAACGGCTGGAACCGGCGCGCCCTCGCCGCTGGCGGGCTGGCGGCGATCTTCTCCATCGCGGCCGTGTGGGTGCCGGCCCTGACGGCGCTCGGTGGCTTCGCCTGGCTCATTGGCGCCCTCCTGGGCGGCCTGTTCCACTACATCGCGATGCGCGGCCGGGTGGTGATCGAGCGGCCGGAGGTGGCCGCGGGCCAGGACGCTACCCAGGAGGAGTCGGCACCGGAGATCAACTGA
- a CDS encoding zinc-dependent metalloprotease, translated as MATEPGAAPAADAPPEPPRPAVDWELASRRARQLARPGPAVPPAEAREFVAELRESALAAPAHVGAVTGLLEPALRAGAGPVYVLDRPRWVDANLTMFRSLIGDVLPTPTGPWGAQATGVELAGVLALLSSRVLGQYDPYTTTSAGTGRLVLVAPTILKIQTELGLRRRDFGLWVCLHEQTHALQFAAAPWLADHLRTTMRELLGTLAETGDGADRLEQFVRALPRVLRGERSDATSSSLLDAVLNEPERDLMAEAMATMSLLEGHADVVMDEVGPQVVPTVRKIRRAFERRRSGTSPMDVLVRRLLGLDAKLAQYRNGAKFVRSVVDQVGHDGFNAVWAAPEHLPRAVELADPQAWVRRVHG; from the coding sequence ATGGCAACAGAGCCCGGAGCAGCACCCGCCGCCGACGCCCCGCCCGAGCCGCCGCGCCCCGCCGTGGACTGGGAGCTGGCGTCCCGCCGAGCCCGGCAGCTCGCCCGCCCCGGGCCGGCTGTGCCCCCGGCGGAGGCTCGCGAATTCGTTGCCGAACTTCGGGAATCGGCGCTGGCCGCCCCGGCCCACGTCGGTGCGGTCACCGGCCTGCTCGAACCGGCGCTGCGCGCCGGCGCGGGCCCGGTGTACGTGCTCGACCGGCCGCGCTGGGTCGACGCCAACCTGACCATGTTCCGCTCGCTGATCGGCGATGTGCTCCCCACCCCGACCGGGCCGTGGGGCGCGCAGGCCACCGGGGTGGAGCTCGCCGGCGTCCTCGCGTTGCTCTCCTCCCGAGTGCTCGGCCAGTACGACCCCTACACCACCACCTCGGCCGGCACCGGGCGGCTCGTCCTGGTCGCACCCACCATCCTGAAGATTCAGACCGAGCTCGGTCTGCGTCGCCGCGACTTCGGCCTCTGGGTGTGCCTGCACGAGCAGACCCACGCCCTGCAGTTCGCCGCCGCCCCCTGGCTCGCCGACCACCTGCGCACCACGATGCGAGAGCTGCTCGGCACCCTCGCCGAGACTGGCGACGGTGCCGACCGGCTGGAGCAGTTCGTCCGCGCCCTGCCTCGAGTGCTCCGCGGCGAACGCTCCGACGCCACCTCCTCCTCGCTGTTGGATGCCGTGCTCAACGAACCGGAACGCGACCTGATGGCCGAGGCGATGGCCACCATGTCCCTGCTCGAGGGGCACGCCGATGTGGTGATGGACGAGGTCGGCCCCCAGGTGGTGCCCACCGTGCGCAAGATCCGCCGCGCCTTCGAACGACGACGCTCGGGCACGTCGCCGATGGATGTGCTGGTGCGCCGGCTGCTCGGTCTGGACGCCAAGCTCGCGCAATACCGCAACGGCGCGAAGTTCGTCCGCAGCGTGGTCGACCAGGTGGGCCACGACGGCTTCAACGCGGTGTGGGCTGCCCCGGAGCACCTACCGCGGGCGGTCGAACTCGCCGACCCCCAGGCGTGGGTGCGGCGCGTGCACGGCTGA
- a CDS encoding tRNA lysidine(34) synthetase yields MAGPPGPIARVRYAVRTFLTDRIESGEVAPGDLVLVACSGGPDSLALAAATAFVAPRLGLRAGAVHVDHGLQPESAQVAEQTVAACTALGLEPSLSVRPPHPDAPPGPGVTGQPATGAPAPATGPPEPGGPEARARSLRYTALEAVRQEQRACAVVLGHTEDDQAETVLLALARGSGIRAVSGMAPVRQRLWRPLLTITRADTEQMCRLAELPAWQDPTNALDGPWRTAAGDPLPRSAIRHRVLPVLQEVLGPGVRAALARTAALARDDADHLDVLAEELAARAIDHPPEQVRLDAAVLAQAPSALRSRVLHQAALRAGCPAGALASVHVGQLEALVIDWHGQGAVHLPGGLEGVRECGRLVLRAAPSARTGGGRPDPTVDLEK; encoded by the coding sequence ATGGCCGGCCCACCCGGACCCATCGCCCGGGTCCGGTACGCGGTGCGCACCTTCCTCACCGACCGGATCGAGTCCGGGGAGGTAGCGCCGGGTGACCTGGTGCTCGTCGCCTGCTCCGGCGGTCCGGACTCCCTCGCCCTGGCCGCTGCCACCGCGTTCGTGGCCCCACGCCTGGGCCTGCGCGCCGGCGCGGTGCACGTCGATCACGGCCTGCAGCCCGAGAGCGCCCAGGTCGCCGAACAGACCGTAGCTGCCTGCACCGCCCTCGGCCTCGAGCCCAGTCTGAGTGTGCGGCCGCCGCACCCGGATGCCCCGCCGGGGCCCGGCGTGACCGGCCAGCCCGCGACCGGTGCCCCCGCCCCCGCCACGGGTCCGCCCGAACCGGGCGGACCCGAGGCCAGGGCGCGCAGCCTGCGGTACACAGCGCTCGAGGCGGTCCGGCAGGAACAGCGAGCCTGCGCCGTCGTGCTGGGACATACCGAGGACGACCAGGCCGAGACCGTGCTGCTCGCCCTCGCCCGCGGCTCCGGTATTCGGGCAGTGTCCGGGATGGCGCCGGTGCGCCAGAGGCTGTGGCGCCCGCTGCTGACCATCACCCGGGCGGACACCGAACAGATGTGCCGGCTGGCGGAGCTGCCGGCCTGGCAGGACCCGACCAACGCCCTGGACGGTCCGTGGCGCACTGCCGCAGGTGACCCGCTGCCCCGCTCGGCGATCCGGCACCGCGTGCTCCCGGTGCTGCAGGAGGTGCTCGGACCCGGTGTGCGGGCGGCGCTGGCCCGCACGGCCGCGCTCGCCCGGGACGACGCCGACCACCTCGACGTGCTCGCCGAGGAGCTGGCCGCCCGCGCCATCGACCACCCACCGGAGCAGGTCCGCCTGGATGCTGCTGTGCTGGCTCAGGCACCATCGGCCCTGCGCAGCCGGGTGCTGCACCAGGCAGCACTGCGTGCCGGCTGCCCTGCCGGAGCGCTCGCATCAGTGCACGTGGGCCAGCTCGAAGCGCTGGTGATCGACTGGCACGGCCAGGGGGCGGTCCACCTGCCCGGGGGCCTCGAAGGGGTGCGAGAATGTGGCAGGCTTGTGCTGCGCGCGGCTCCGTCGGCCCGGACCGGTGGCGGGCGCCCGGACCCGACCGTCGACCTGGAGAAGTGA
- the hpt gene encoding hypoxanthine phosphoribosyltransferase gives MDATDMGSDLEKVLLTEEQIAARLDELAAQIDADYDGREILLVGVLKGAVMVMADLSRRMHTELRMDWMAVSSYGSGTKSSGVVRILKDLDTDIDGKHVLIAEDIIDSGLTLSWLVSNLRSRNPASVEVAALLRKPESAKVDVDVRYIGFDVPSEFVVGYGLDYAGRYRNLPFVGTLAPHVYQR, from the coding sequence GTGGACGCCACCGATATGGGCTCGGACCTGGAGAAGGTCCTGCTCACCGAGGAACAGATCGCCGCTCGCTTGGACGAGCTGGCGGCGCAGATCGACGCCGACTACGACGGTCGGGAGATCCTGCTCGTCGGGGTCCTCAAGGGTGCGGTGATGGTGATGGCCGACCTCTCCCGCCGGATGCACACCGAGCTGCGGATGGACTGGATGGCGGTCTCCTCCTACGGTTCCGGTACCAAGTCCTCCGGTGTGGTGCGCATCCTCAAGGACCTGGACACCGATATCGACGGGAAGCACGTCCTCATCGCCGAGGACATCATCGACTCCGGGCTGACCCTGTCCTGGCTGGTGAGCAACCTGCGCAGCCGTAACCCCGCCTCGGTGGAGGTGGCGGCACTGCTGCGCAAGCCGGAGTCGGCCAAGGTGGACGTGGACGTGCGCTATATCGGCTTCGACGTGCCCTCGGAGTTCGTGGTGGGTTACGGCCTGGACTACGCCGGCCGGTACCGCAACCTTCCGTTCGTGGGCACTCTCGCCCCGCACGTCTATCAGCGCTGA
- the ftsH gene encoding ATP-dependent zinc metalloprotease FtsH, producing the protein MNLKKLLRGPLIWILIPIIVIIVSFQLMGGGGVREIDTSAGLELLSGETVEQAEITDGEQRVSLTLTEDYVAEDGENYGQQVEFYYVAPQGETVATAVADAAPAQGYNSVVPQTPWWSSLLMTMLTVLLLVGVFWFIMSRMQGGNSRMMNFGKSKAKQVTKETPKVTFSDVAGVDEAVEELEEIKDFLSDPARFQAVGAKIPKGVLLYGPPGTGKTLMARSVAGEAGVPFYSISGSDFVEMFVGVGASRVRDLFEQAKNNSPAIIFVDEIDAVGRQRGAGLGGGHDEREQTLNQLLVEMDGFDVNTNVILIAATNRPDILDPALLRPGRFDRQIAVESPDLKGREEILRVHSQGKPMAPDVDLHAFAKRTPGFTGADLANVLNEAALLTARQNGTLIGNYELDEAVDRVIAGPQKKTRVMNEKERKLTAYHEGGHALVAAALRYTDPVTKVTILPRGRALGYTMVMPAEDKYSTTRNELLDQLAYAMGGRVAEEIVFHDPTTGASNDIEKATATARKMVKEFGMSERVGAIRLGTPDGEVFLGRDMGHQREYSEDVAGLVDDEVRRMIDSAHDEAWHILNEYRHVLDSLASELLERETLNQAELAEVFTAVIKRDPRPVWLSSQDRPVSDIPPVQSRLELAQGQQPMQPQDQAAAAGDETIAGPIAPGGEPAPGTARPEESGASGLYDQTADGGAHPGTNPQDGGAHPGTSPQDGVAHPGGSPAEAWGQPGGAVPGPEQPGPSGPSEPGAPGAGEGGPPEESR; encoded by the coding sequence ATGAATCTGAAGAAGTTGCTGCGCGGTCCGCTGATCTGGATCCTCATCCCGATCATCGTGATCATCGTGAGTTTTCAGCTCATGGGCGGCGGCGGTGTGCGCGAGATCGACACCTCCGCCGGTCTGGAGCTGCTCTCCGGTGAGACGGTGGAGCAGGCGGAGATCACCGACGGCGAGCAGCGCGTCAGCCTCACCCTGACCGAGGACTATGTCGCCGAGGACGGCGAGAACTACGGCCAGCAGGTGGAGTTCTACTACGTCGCCCCGCAGGGGGAGACGGTCGCGACGGCAGTCGCCGACGCTGCGCCGGCCCAGGGTTACAACTCCGTGGTTCCGCAGACTCCGTGGTGGTCCAGCCTGCTGATGACCATGCTCACCGTGCTGCTGCTGGTGGGTGTGTTCTGGTTCATCATGTCGCGGATGCAGGGCGGCAACTCCCGGATGATGAACTTCGGGAAGTCCAAGGCCAAGCAGGTCACCAAGGAGACGCCGAAGGTCACCTTCTCGGACGTCGCCGGGGTGGACGAGGCCGTCGAGGAGCTCGAGGAGATCAAGGACTTCCTCTCCGACCCGGCCCGGTTCCAGGCGGTCGGGGCGAAGATCCCCAAGGGCGTGCTGCTGTACGGCCCGCCCGGTACCGGTAAGACCCTGATGGCCCGGTCGGTGGCTGGGGAGGCCGGGGTGCCGTTCTACTCCATCTCCGGTTCGGACTTCGTGGAGATGTTCGTGGGTGTGGGTGCCTCCCGGGTGCGCGACCTGTTCGAGCAGGCGAAGAACAACTCACCGGCGATCATCTTCGTGGACGAGATCGACGCCGTCGGCCGCCAGCGTGGCGCCGGCCTGGGCGGCGGGCACGACGAGCGCGAGCAGACCCTGAACCAGCTCCTGGTGGAGATGGACGGGTTCGATGTGAACACCAATGTCATCCTCATCGCCGCGACCAACCGGCCGGACATCCTCGACCCGGCGCTGTTGCGTCCGGGCCGGTTCGACCGGCAGATCGCCGTGGAGTCCCCGGACCTGAAGGGCCGCGAGGAGATCCTGCGGGTGCACTCCCAGGGCAAGCCGATGGCCCCGGACGTGGATCTGCACGCGTTCGCCAAGCGCACCCCGGGCTTCACCGGAGCTGACCTGGCGAACGTGCTGAACGAGGCCGCGCTGCTCACCGCCCGGCAGAACGGCACGCTGATCGGCAACTACGAGCTGGACGAGGCTGTCGACCGGGTGATCGCCGGGCCGCAGAAGAAGACCCGGGTGATGAACGAGAAGGAGCGCAAGCTCACCGCCTACCACGAGGGTGGGCACGCCCTGGTGGCGGCCGCGCTGCGCTACACCGACCCGGTGACCAAGGTGACCATCCTGCCGCGCGGGCGCGCCCTCGGATACACGATGGTGATGCCGGCCGAGGACAAGTACTCCACCACCCGGAACGAGCTGCTCGACCAGCTCGCTTACGCCATGGGTGGTCGGGTGGCCGAGGAGATCGTCTTCCACGATCCGACCACCGGTGCCTCCAACGACATCGAGAAGGCCACCGCCACCGCGCGGAAGATGGTCAAGGAGTTCGGGATGAGCGAACGGGTCGGCGCGATCCGGCTCGGCACTCCGGACGGTGAGGTGTTCCTCGGCCGGGACATGGGCCATCAGCGGGAGTACTCCGAGGACGTCGCGGGGCTGGTGGACGACGAGGTGCGCCGGATGATCGACTCCGCGCACGACGAGGCCTGGCACATCCTGAACGAGTACCGGCACGTGCTGGACAGCCTGGCCAGCGAGCTGCTGGAGCGGGAGACGCTGAACCAGGCCGAGCTGGCCGAGGTGTTCACCGCGGTGATCAAGCGCGATCCGCGGCCGGTGTGGCTGTCCAGCCAGGACCGCCCGGTCAGCGATATCCCGCCGGTGCAGAGCCGGTTGGAGCTGGCCCAGGGCCAGCAGCCGATGCAGCCGCAGGATCAGGCTGCGGCCGCCGGTGACGAGACCATCGCCGGCCCGATCGCCCCGGGCGGGGAGCCCGCGCCGGGCACCGCGCGTCCGGAGGAGAGTGGCGCCTCGGGTCTCTATGACCAGACTGCCGACGGCGGCGCGCACCCTGGTACGAATCCGCAGGACGGCGGGGCGCACCCGGGTACGAGTCCGCAGGACGGCGTGGCGCACCCGGGTGGTTCGCCCGCCGAGGCCTGGGGTCAACCCGGTGGGGCCGTTCCAGGCCCGGAGCAGCCGGGTCCGTCCGGCCCCAGCGAACCGGGAGCACCCGGTGCCGGTGAGGGCGGCCCGCCCGAGGAGTCTCGGTGA
- the folE gene encoding GTP cyclohydrolase I FolE: protein MPYGATEHHYDADGVERAVRDLLRAVGEDPDRPGLRETPARMARAYTEIFAGLRQDPEDVVHTFFDIDHEEMVIVRDIEVYSTCEHHLLPFHGVAHVGYIPSAAGTVTGLSKLARLVDVFAKRPQVQERLTTQIADALVRLLDARGVIVVVECEHLCMSMRGVRKPGSRTVTSAVRGMMRTSATRAEAMSLIARA from the coding sequence GTGCCCTACGGCGCCACCGAGCACCACTACGACGCCGACGGCGTCGAGCGTGCCGTGCGGGATCTGCTCCGGGCGGTGGGAGAGGACCCGGACCGGCCCGGTCTGCGGGAAACCCCCGCGCGAATGGCGCGCGCGTACACGGAGATCTTCGCGGGGCTGCGCCAGGACCCTGAGGACGTCGTGCACACCTTCTTCGACATCGATCACGAGGAGATGGTGATCGTGCGCGATATCGAGGTCTACTCCACCTGCGAGCACCACCTGCTGCCTTTCCACGGGGTCGCGCACGTCGGCTACATCCCCTCTGCCGCCGGCACGGTGACGGGGCTGAGCAAGCTCGCCCGACTGGTGGACGTCTTCGCGAAGCGGCCGCAGGTCCAAGAACGGCTGACCACGCAGATCGCCGACGCTCTGGTCCGCCTTCTCGACGCCCGCGGGGTGATCGTGGTGGTGGAGTGCGAGCACCTGTGCATGTCCATGCGCGGGGTCCGCAAGCCCGGGTCGCGTACGGTGACCTCCGCGGTCCGCGGGATGATGCGCACCAGTGCCACTCGCGCCGAGGCGATGAGCTTGATCGCCAGGGCGTGA
- the folP gene encoding dihydropteroate synthase, with protein MTSRTLVMGVVNVTPDSFSDGGQWFETDVAIAHGRTLLEQGADIVDVGGESTRPGAERVPEREELDRVIPVVEAMTGRGAQVSVDTMRAAVADAALAAGAGLINDVSGGLADPDMPGVLAAHGARYVLSHWRGHSDVMTGRAVYTDVTAEVLAELSDRVRAIRAAGVRADQIVLDPGLGFAKNAKHNWRLLADLDQVKALGYPVLIGASRKRFLGQILAEAGAESLPAFRDRATAAVSALAAAKGVWAVRVHDVAGSVDAIRVAQAWREAENER; from the coding sequence GTGACCTCACGGACGTTGGTGATGGGGGTGGTGAACGTGACCCCCGACTCTTTCAGCGACGGCGGCCAGTGGTTCGAGACCGACGTCGCCATCGCCCACGGCCGCACGCTCCTGGAGCAGGGTGCGGACATCGTGGACGTCGGCGGTGAGTCCACCCGACCCGGCGCCGAGCGGGTGCCCGAGAGGGAAGAACTCGATCGGGTCATTCCCGTGGTGGAAGCGATGACCGGCCGCGGTGCTCAGGTCAGTGTGGACACGATGCGCGCCGCCGTCGCCGATGCCGCGTTGGCGGCCGGCGCCGGCCTGATCAACGACGTGTCCGGCGGCCTGGCCGATCCGGATATGCCCGGTGTGCTGGCCGCACACGGCGCGCGGTACGTCCTCTCCCACTGGCGCGGGCACTCCGATGTGATGACCGGCCGTGCCGTCTACACCGACGTCACCGCCGAGGTGCTGGCCGAGCTCTCCGACCGGGTGAGGGCGATCCGGGCCGCCGGGGTGCGCGCCGATCAGATCGTGCTCGACCCGGGCCTGGGATTCGCCAAGAATGCCAAGCATAACTGGCGGCTGCTGGCCGACCTGGACCAGGTGAAAGCCCTCGGCTACCCGGTGCTCATCGGCGCGTCTCGCAAGCGCTTCCTCGGTCAGATTCTCGCTGAGGCCGGAGCCGAGTCGCTTCCGGCTTTCCGGGACCGGGCGACGGCCGCCGTCAGCGCTCTGGCTGCTGCCAAAGGCGTGTGGGCGGTGCGGGTGCACGATGTGGCCGGTAGCGTCGACGCTATCCGGGTAGCTCAGGCATGGCGGGAGGCTGAGAATGAGCGGTGA